The sequence below is a genomic window from Anaerolineales bacterium.
AGCCCGACATTCGGGCTGAGAGGAGGGCCTAGGGCCCTCGACCCGCTGAACCTGATCCGGATCATACCGGCGTAGGGATGGCAGGCAGCGCACATCAGCAACCGAGCCGCTCCCTCGCAGGGAGTGGCTTTGTCTTGGGCGACACAACGGCTCTCGTGATTGCGAACGGCGACCTGATCGAGGCGGAGGCGCTGAGCCGGCGGCTGGCGGGCCTGGCGCCGAGGTGGATCATCGCCGCCGACGGCGGCTGCCGCCACGCCCGGCGCCTTGGACTGCGGGTCGATGTGCTCATCGGCGATCTGGACTCGATCGAGCCCGAGGAACTGCCCCAGCTGCGCGCCGAAGGCACGCAGGTGATCAGCCACCCGCCTGACAAGGACCAGACCGATCTCGAGCTGGCCCTGCACCACGCCCGCGCCCTCGGAGCCAGCGAGATCGTCGTCCTGGGCGCCATCGGCGACCGGCTCGACATGACTCTGTCGAACGTGCTGTTGCTGCTCCACCCCTCGCTCCGCAACATCTATGTTCAACTCTGGCACGGCAGCGAGACAGCCTT
It includes:
- a CDS encoding thiamine diphosphokinase — protein: MGDTTALVIANGDLIEAEALSRRLAGLAPRWIIAADGGCRHARRLGLRVDVLIGDLDSIEPEELPQLRAEGTQVISHPPDKDQTDLELALHHARALGASEIVVLGAIGDRLDMTLSNVLLLLHPSLRNIYVQLWHGSETAFVLRPPGGEIPGAIGDGVSLIPLAGDAAGVHTEGLAFPLAGETLKGTESRGVSNVVTSSPARVRLAEGTLLVVLRPGKEPGTEGS